The following are encoded together in the Bacillus thermozeamaize genome:
- a CDS encoding enoyl-CoA hydratase, whose protein sequence is MSLRVEKEQYLCLITLNRPEVYNSLNREIVLSLREELERLADDKSVRAVIITGEGEKAFCAGADLKERQTMTPEQVLQFLKTLQDTLLTLERLPKPVIAAINGVAFGGGTELALACDLRIMSRHAKMGLTETSLGIIPGGGGTQRLPRLIGKGKAKELIYTARHVDAEEALAIGLVNQVVEPAELLDAARRLAADIAKNAPLAIAQAKYAIDHGLEVDLVTGLAIETNAYQVLIPTKDRLEGLKAFQERRKPNYRGE, encoded by the coding sequence GTGAGTTTGAGGGTCGAAAAAGAACAGTATCTGTGTCTGATTACACTGAACCGTCCCGAGGTATACAACAGCCTGAATCGGGAAATCGTTCTGTCCCTGAGGGAGGAGCTGGAGCGGCTGGCGGATGATAAATCTGTCCGGGCCGTGATCATCACCGGCGAAGGGGAGAAAGCGTTTTGCGCGGGTGCCGATTTGAAGGAGCGGCAGACGATGACTCCGGAACAGGTGCTGCAGTTTTTGAAAACCCTTCAGGATACCTTGTTGACACTGGAACGCTTGCCGAAGCCGGTGATCGCTGCCATCAACGGGGTGGCGTTTGGCGGCGGGACAGAGCTGGCGTTGGCCTGTGATCTGCGGATCATGTCGCGGCATGCCAAGATGGGGCTGACGGAAACGTCCCTCGGAATCATTCCGGGCGGCGGCGGCACGCAGCGACTGCCGCGGCTCATCGGCAAGGGGAAGGCCAAAGAGTTGATCTACACGGCCCGGCACGTGGACGCGGAGGAGGCGCTGGCCATCGGGCTGGTGAACCAGGTGGTGGAGCCGGCGGAGCTTCTGGATGCGGCGCGCCGTCTGGCGGCTGATATCGCGAAAAATGCACCGCTGGCCATCGCGCAGGCCAAGTATGCGATCGATCACGGGTTGGAGGTGGATCTGGTTACGGGACTGGCCATCGAAACCAATGCGTATCAGGTGCTGATTCCCACGAAGGATCGCCTGGAAGGACTGAAGGCTTTTCAGGAGCGCCGCAAGCCGAATTACCGGGGAGAGTAA